The following proteins are encoded in a genomic region of Pseudomonas sp. Os17:
- a CDS encoding sensor histidine kinase, producing MTVLDASSPPRDGRPDPDALLEKLQQDEQAAQRGKLRIYFGSNAGVGKTCAMLTAARSEVALGRDVVAGVVETHGRRETAELLQGLEVLERHRLMHRDYALPEFDLDAALARRPAVLLVDELAHSNVPGSRHPKRWQDVEELLRAGIDVWTTLNVQHLESLNDIVSGIIGIRVRETVPDHLFDEAHEVLVIDLPPDDLLRRLKDGKVYMGPQAERASRHFFRKGNLLALRELTLRRTADRVDAQMRDYRRERSINALWPARERLLVGVAGDPADERLVREAARLAQKLEADWMVVHVASAQRRGHGSSRYAAAMKTLALAAEFGAETATLPGLDVAEALVACAREHNANRLVLGHYPRKVWQFWHQSVSDRISRQHPEIDQIVIANGPLSRRPVPADKPEAGLPPSRAPAYLWASLACFAATAVAALLLQVFDPANVVMLFLLTVVLVALRFGRGPGVWAAMLAVLCFDFFFVQPVWSFTVNDTQYFFTFALMLGIALITGQLTARLRHQARTAAEGERRATSLAGLARELSAALTEEQICAVALRTFSGVFEARVGLALPDADNRVRALSANVLTIDESIAQWAYDHAQPAGRGTDTLAAAKGCYLPLKAPMRVRGVLVLELADAERLAEPEERRLLEACMSQLAIALERVHYVEVAQSTVVQMEGERMRNTLLAAISHDLRTPLTTIIGAADAALPHATEGPLKPLLAGIHDQASSMQRLIENLLDMARMQERGVRLKRQWNSLEEIVGSALRQLREPLAKHQLRVVMAPQLPLVEVDALLLERVLVNLLDNAAKYTPAGTLVQISARQVDQQIILQVSDSGPGCPKGSSPDSLFEAFSRGQQESAVAGIGLGLALAKRIVEAHGGRIEAQPHADAGLSFVITLPAGQPPSLEAL from the coding sequence ATGACTGTGCTCGATGCGAGTTCCCCGCCCCGCGACGGGCGTCCCGACCCCGACGCGCTGCTGGAAAAGCTGCAGCAGGACGAACAGGCCGCCCAGCGCGGCAAGCTGCGGATCTATTTTGGTTCCAACGCCGGGGTCGGCAAGACCTGCGCCATGCTCACCGCCGCCCGCAGCGAAGTGGCCCTGGGCCGCGACGTGGTGGCCGGGGTGGTGGAAACCCATGGCCGGCGGGAAACCGCCGAGCTGCTGCAAGGCCTGGAGGTGCTGGAGCGTCACCGCCTGATGCACCGCGACTACGCCTTGCCCGAATTCGACCTGGACGCCGCCCTGGCGCGGCGTCCCGCGGTGCTGCTGGTGGACGAGCTGGCCCACAGCAACGTCCCCGGTTCGCGCCACCCCAAACGCTGGCAGGACGTGGAAGAACTGCTGCGGGCCGGGATCGATGTCTGGACCACCCTCAACGTCCAGCACCTGGAAAGCCTCAACGACATCGTCAGCGGCATCATCGGCATCCGCGTGCGCGAGACCGTGCCCGATCACCTGTTCGACGAAGCCCACGAAGTGCTGGTGATCGACCTGCCGCCGGATGACCTGCTGCGCCGCCTCAAGGACGGCAAGGTCTACATGGGGCCCCAGGCCGAGCGCGCTTCACGGCATTTCTTTCGCAAGGGCAACCTGTTGGCCCTGCGCGAACTGACCCTGCGTCGCACCGCCGACCGGGTCGATGCGCAGATGCGCGACTACCGCCGCGAACGCTCGATCAATGCCCTGTGGCCGGCCCGCGAGCGCCTGCTGGTGGGGGTGGCCGGTGATCCGGCGGACGAACGCCTGGTGCGTGAGGCCGCGCGCCTGGCGCAGAAGCTCGAAGCCGACTGGATGGTGGTGCACGTGGCCTCGGCGCAGCGCCGCGGCCACGGCTCCAGCCGTTATGCGGCGGCGATGAAGACCCTGGCCCTGGCCGCCGAGTTTGGCGCCGAAACCGCGACGCTGCCCGGCCTGGACGTGGCCGAGGCGCTGGTGGCCTGTGCCCGCGAGCACAATGCCAATCGCCTGGTGCTGGGCCATTACCCGCGCAAGGTCTGGCAGTTCTGGCACCAGTCGGTGAGCGACCGGATCAGCCGCCAGCATCCGGAAATCGATCAGATCGTGATCGCCAACGGCCCCTTGAGCCGACGCCCGGTGCCTGCGGACAAGCCCGAGGCCGGGCTGCCACCGAGCCGCGCGCCGGCCTACCTGTGGGCCAGCCTTGCCTGTTTTGCCGCCACCGCGGTGGCGGCGCTGCTGCTCCAGGTGTTCGACCCGGCCAACGTGGTCATGCTGTTCCTGCTCACCGTGGTGCTGGTGGCGCTGCGCTTTGGGCGCGGCCCGGGCGTCTGGGCGGCGATGCTGGCGGTGTTGTGCTTCGACTTCTTCTTCGTCCAGCCGGTATGGTCGTTCACGGTCAACGACACCCAGTACTTCTTCACCTTCGCCCTGATGCTCGGCATTGCCCTGATCACCGGCCAGCTCACCGCGCGCCTGCGCCATCAGGCGCGCACCGCCGCCGAGGGCGAGCGCCGTGCCACTTCCCTGGCCGGGCTGGCCCGGGAGCTGTCGGCGGCGCTGACCGAGGAGCAGATCTGCGCCGTGGCCCTGCGCACCTTCAGCGGGGTGTTCGAGGCCCGGGTCGGGCTGGCGCTGCCGGACGCCGACAATCGCGTGCGCGCCCTGAGCGCCAATGTCCTGACCATCGACGAAAGCATCGCCCAGTGGGCCTATGACCACGCCCAGCCGGCGGGGCGCGGCACCGACACCCTGGCAGCCGCCAAGGGCTGCTACCTGCCCCTCAAGGCGCCGATGCGGGTGCGCGGGGTGCTGGTGCTGGAACTGGCGGATGCCGAACGCCTGGCCGAACCGGAGGAGCGGCGCCTGCTGGAGGCGTGCATGAGCCAGCTGGCGATTGCCCTGGAGCGCGTGCATTACGTCGAAGTGGCCCAGAGCACCGTGGTGCAGATGGAGGGTGAGCGCATGCGCAACACGTTGCTGGCGGCGATCTCCCACGACCTGCGCACGCCCCTGACCACCATCATCGGCGCCGCCGACGCCGCCTTGCCCCACGCCACCGAGGGCCCGCTCAAGCCCCTGCTGGCGGGTATCCACGATCAGGCCTCGTCCATGCAGCGCCTGATCGAGAACCTGCTGGACATGGCGCGCATGCAGGAGCGTGGCGTGCGTCTCAAGCGCCAGTGGAACTCCCTGGAGGAAATTGTCGGCAGCGCCCTGCGCCAGTTGCGCGAGCCGTTGGCCAAGCATCAGTTGCGGGTCGTCATGGCGCCGCAGTTGCCCCTGGTGGAAGTGGACGCGCTGCTGCTGGAACGGGTGCTGGTGAACCTGCTGGACAACGCCGCCAAGTACACTCCGGCCGGCACCCTGGTGCAGATCAGTGCCCGTCAGGTCGACCAGCAGATCATTTTGCAGGTCAGCGATTCCGGCCCCGGCTGCCCCAAGGGCAGTTCCCCGGACAGCCTGTTCGAAGCCTTCAGCCGCGGCCAGCAGGAGTCCGCCGTGGCCGGCATCGGCCTGGGCCTGGCCCTGGCCAAACGCATCGTCGAAGCCCATGGCGGGCGGATCGAGGCCCAGCCTCACGCCGACGCCGGGCTGAGTTTTGTCATCACCTTGCCGGCGGGACAACCGCCTTCCCTGGAAGCCCTATGA
- the kdpC gene encoding potassium-transporting ATPase subunit KdpC — protein MTTQMQTQGTTVVLFKGLLRPVLVAAVLFMLLTGLAYPLATTVLANLLFPFQAQGSLVQRDGLVVGSKLIGQSFSRPEYFQGRPSMTLGSDPLDPSKSVPQPYNAGASGASNLGPTSQKLVDSVTARVSAYRQLNGLAADIPVPVDAVTASASGLDPHISLANAQLQLNRVARLRNLPLAELQALLQAHSESRTFGLLGEPRVNVLQLNLALDALAPVPASPLAVSE, from the coding sequence ATGACTACGCAAATGCAAACCCAAGGCACCACTGTGGTGCTGTTCAAGGGCCTGTTGCGCCCGGTGCTGGTGGCGGCAGTGTTATTCATGCTGCTGACCGGGCTGGCCTATCCGCTGGCGACCACGGTGCTGGCCAACCTGCTGTTCCCGTTCCAGGCCCAGGGCAGCCTGGTGCAGCGTGACGGCCTGGTGGTGGGCTCAAAGCTGATCGGCCAGTCCTTCAGTCGCCCGGAGTATTTCCAGGGTCGCCCGAGCATGACCCTGGGCAGCGATCCGCTGGACCCGAGCAAGAGCGTGCCCCAGCCCTACAACGCCGGGGCCAGTGGTGCCAGCAACCTGGGCCCCACCAGCCAGAAGCTGGTGGACAGCGTGACCGCGCGGGTCAGCGCCTACCGCCAGCTCAACGGCCTGGCGGCGGACATTCCGGTGCCGGTGGACGCGGTGACCGCTTCGGCTTCCGGCCTGGACCCGCACATCTCCCTGGCCAACGCCCAACTGCAACTGAACCGGGTGGCCCGCCTGCGCAACCTGCCGCTGGCCGAGCTGCAGGCGCTGCTGCAGGCCCACAGCGAAAGCCGCACCTTCGGCCTGCTGGGCGAGCCCCGGGTCAATGTGCTGCAACTCAATCTCGCGCTGGATGCCCTGGCACCCGTGCCTGCCTCGCCCCTTGCGGTCAGTGAGTAA
- the kdpA gene encoding potassium-transporting ATPase subunit KdpA — translation MLSTVLEYAVILGVMTGLAVLMGKWLARVFSGRGHALPERATYRLLGIDPGETMGWARYGSALLLSNAAMMLLGYLVLRLQSVMPLNPLGLAAQTPDLAFNTAASFITNTNWQAYSGESSLSNFSQMAVITFLMFVGATAGVVAAAGFIRGLSRSSSADIGNYWVDFTRTLYRVMLPLCLVMALVYVWQGMPQTLNSQALATTLEGAQQQLIVGAVASFESIKHIGTNGGGFFSMNAAHPFENPTPLTNVLHILSMLLIPSALTYAFGSMLLRRRQGWVFFGTFLVMFVGFLAIVFTAEQGGNPLLTQVGVDQQLSATQSGGNMEGKELRFGIADTALFVTTTTGATTGSVNAMHDSLTPMGGFVPLAQMMLNCVFGGDGVGFINLIQYALLTVFLVGMMIGRSPEFLGKKIEAREIKLVMLSVLAHPICILGFTALAALWPDTLNSLNNLGPHGFSEVLYAYASGTANNGSAFAGLNANTPFFNTTIGLAMLMGRFFTMLPMLAVAGSLAAKKNIPAGAGTIPTATPLFMFLVVFVVLVVGGLTFLPALALGPLVEQLQLLAGQTYK, via the coding sequence ATGTTGAGTACTGTGCTGGAATACGCGGTGATCCTCGGGGTAATGACCGGGCTCGCCGTACTCATGGGCAAATGGCTGGCCCGGGTCTTCAGCGGCCGCGGCCACGCCTTGCCCGAGCGGGCCACCTACCGCCTGCTGGGGATCGACCCCGGCGAAACCATGGGCTGGGCCCGCTATGGCTCGGCGCTGTTGCTGTCCAACGCGGCGATGATGCTCCTGGGCTACCTGGTGCTGCGCCTGCAAAGCGTCATGCCCCTCAACCCCCTGGGGCTGGCGGCGCAGACCCCGGACCTGGCGTTCAACACCGCCGCGTCCTTTATCACCAACACCAACTGGCAGGCGTACTCCGGGGAAAGCAGCCTGTCGAACTTCAGCCAGATGGCGGTGATCACCTTCCTGATGTTCGTCGGCGCCACCGCCGGTGTTGTCGCCGCGGCCGGTTTCATTCGCGGCCTGAGCCGTTCCAGCTCGGCGGATATCGGCAACTACTGGGTCGACTTCACCCGCACCCTGTACCGGGTGATGCTGCCTTTGTGCCTGGTCATGGCCCTGGTCTATGTCTGGCAGGGCATGCCCCAGACCCTCAACTCCCAGGCCCTGGCCACCACCCTGGAAGGCGCCCAGCAGCAGTTGATCGTCGGCGCCGTGGCCAGCTTCGAGTCGATCAAGCACATCGGCACCAACGGTGGCGGCTTCTTCAGCATGAACGCTGCCCATCCGTTCGAGAACCCGACCCCGCTGACCAACGTCCTGCACATCCTCAGCATGTTGCTGATCCCTTCGGCGCTGACTTACGCCTTCGGCAGCATGCTGCTGCGGCGGCGTCAGGGCTGGGTGTTCTTCGGCACCTTCCTGGTGATGTTCGTCGGCTTCCTGGCCATCGTCTTCACCGCGGAGCAGGGCGGCAACCCGCTGCTGACCCAGGTCGGTGTCGACCAGCAACTGTCGGCGACCCAGAGCGGCGGCAACATGGAAGGCAAGGAGCTGCGCTTCGGCATCGCCGACACCGCGCTGTTCGTCACCACCACCACCGGCGCCACCACCGGTTCGGTGAACGCCATGCACGACTCGCTGACCCCCATGGGCGGCTTCGTGCCCCTGGCGCAGATGATGCTCAACTGCGTGTTCGGCGGTGACGGCGTGGGCTTTATCAACCTGATCCAGTACGCCCTGCTGACGGTGTTCCTGGTGGGCATGATGATCGGCCGCAGCCCGGAATTCCTCGGCAAGAAGATCGAGGCCCGGGAGATCAAGCTGGTGATGCTCTCGGTGCTCGCGCACCCGATCTGCATCTTGGGTTTCACCGCCCTGGCAGCGTTGTGGCCGGACACCCTGAACAGCCTCAACAACCTTGGCCCCCATGGTTTCAGCGAGGTGCTCTACGCCTACGCCTCGGGCACCGCCAACAACGGTTCGGCATTTGCCGGGCTCAACGCCAACACGCCGTTCTTCAACACCACCATCGGCCTGGCGATGCTCATGGGGCGTTTCTTCACCATGCTGCCGATGCTGGCCGTGGCCGGTTCCCTGGCGGCGAAAAAGAACATCCCGGCCGGTGCCGGCACCATTCCCACCGCCACGCCGCTGTTCATGTTCCTGGTGGTGTTCGTGGTGCTGGTGGTCGGTGGCCTGACTTTCCTGCCGGCCCTCGCGCTCGGCCCGCTGGTGGAGCAACTGCAGTTGCTGGCCGGCCAGACCTACAAGTAA
- the alaC gene encoding alanine transaminase: protein MAEQGSPRRFARIDRLPPYVFNITAELKMAARRRGEDIIDLSMGNPDGATPPHIVEKLVTVAQREDTHGYSTSKGIPRLRRAISRWYKDRYEVDIDPESEAIVTIGSKEGLAHLMLATLDQGDTVLVPNPSYPIHIYGAVIAGAQVRSVPLVPGVDFFAELERAIRGSIPKPKMMILGFPSNPTAQCVELDFFERVIALAKQYDVLVIHDLAYADIVYDGWKAPSIMQVPGAKDIAVEFFTLSKSYNMAGWRIGFMVGNPELVSALARIKSYHDYGTFTPLQVAAIAALEGDQQCVKDIAEQYRQRRNVLVKGLHELGWMVENPKASMYVWAKIPEAYAHLGSLEFAKKLLAEAKVCVSPGVGFGEYGDDHVRFALIENQDRIRQAVRGIRSMFRADGLVQKS from the coding sequence ATGGCCGAACAAGGTTCGCCGCGCCGCTTTGCGCGCATCGATCGTCTCCCCCCTTACGTTTTCAATATCACTGCCGAGCTGAAGATGGCTGCGCGTCGGCGCGGCGAAGACATCATCGACTTGAGCATGGGCAACCCCGACGGCGCGACTCCGCCGCATATCGTCGAAAAGCTGGTGACCGTTGCCCAGCGTGAGGACACCCACGGCTACTCCACCTCCAAAGGCATTCCACGGCTGCGCCGGGCGATTTCCCGCTGGTACAAGGATCGCTACGAGGTCGACATCGACCCGGAAAGCGAAGCCATCGTCACCATCGGTTCCAAGGAAGGCCTGGCGCACCTGATGCTGGCCACCCTGGACCAGGGCGACACCGTGCTGGTGCCCAACCCCAGCTACCCGATCCACATCTACGGCGCGGTGATTGCCGGCGCCCAGGTGCGCTCGGTGCCACTGGTGCCCGGCGTGGACTTCTTCGCCGAACTGGAGCGGGCCATTCGCGGTTCGATCCCCAAGCCGAAGATGATGATCCTGGGCTTCCCCTCCAACCCCACTGCCCAATGCGTGGAGCTGGATTTCTTCGAGCGAGTGATCGCCCTGGCCAAGCAGTACGACGTGCTGGTGATCCACGACCTGGCCTACGCCGACATCGTCTACGACGGCTGGAAAGCCCCGTCGATCATGCAGGTGCCCGGGGCCAAGGACATCGCGGTGGAGTTCTTCACCCTGTCCAAGAGCTACAACATGGCCGGCTGGCGCATCGGCTTCATGGTCGGCAACCCGGAGCTGGTCAGTGCCCTGGCGCGGATCAAGAGCTACCACGACTACGGCACCTTCACCCCCCTGCAGGTAGCAGCAATCGCGGCACTTGAAGGCGACCAACAGTGCGTCAAGGACATTGCCGAGCAGTACCGGCAACGGCGCAATGTGCTGGTCAAGGGCCTGCATGAGCTGGGCTGGATGGTGGAGAACCCCAAGGCCTCGATGTATGTCTGGGCCAAGATTCCCGAAGCCTATGCACACCTGGGCTCCCTGGAGTTTGCCAAGAAGCTGCTGGCCGAGGCCAAGGTCTGCGTGTCGCCGGGGGTGGGTTTCGGTGAGTACGGCGACGATCACGTGCGCTTCGCCCTGATCGAGAACCAGGACCGGATTCGCCAGGCGGTGCGCGGCATTCGCAGCATGTTCCGCGCCGATGGCCTGGTGCAGAAAAGCTGA
- a CDS encoding LysE family translocator, translating into MEFTSGFLLSLSLCLDIGVANIAMITLAMQRGYFQGFCLGLGTCVGDLIYALLALAGMTVLLQYESVRWVLWIGGSALLVYFAAKMIYAALHHSAVLATAGEADKGSPRKEFLRGIFLAMSSPSAILWFAAVGGTLIARSGGGGIANSGLFLAGFFCAGLLWTLGLCLAATQGGKLLGDKLLRYSYLASAAIFCYFAVYVILSGYQEFIVGAGVSDLPAL; encoded by the coding sequence ATGGAGTTTACCAGCGGCTTCTTGCTGAGCCTTTCGCTGTGCCTGGACATTGGCGTGGCCAATATCGCGATGATCACCCTGGCCATGCAGCGCGGCTATTTCCAGGGCTTCTGCCTGGGCCTGGGGACCTGCGTCGGTGACCTGATCTATGCGCTGCTGGCCCTGGCCGGGATGACCGTGCTGCTGCAGTACGAAAGCGTGCGCTGGGTGCTGTGGATTGGCGGTTCGGCGCTGCTGGTGTATTTCGCCGCGAAGATGATTTACGCCGCGCTGCACCACAGCGCGGTGCTGGCCACGGCCGGGGAGGCGGACAAGGGCTCGCCGCGCAAGGAGTTCCTGCGCGGGATCTTCCTGGCCATGTCCTCCCCCAGCGCGATCCTCTGGTTCGCCGCCGTGGGCGGCACCCTGATTGCCCGATCCGGGGGCGGCGGGATCGCCAATTCCGGGCTGTTCCTTGCCGGGTTCTTTTGTGCCGGGCTGCTCTGGACCCTGGGCCTGTGCCTGGCCGCGACCCAGGGCGGCAAGCTCCTGGGGGACAAGCTGCTGCGCTACTCCTACCTGGCATCTGCGGCGATCTTCTGCTATTTCGCGGTGTACGTGATCCTATCCGGCTACCAGGAGTTTATCGTCGGCGCCGGCGTGAGCGACCTTCCGGCACTCTGA
- the kdpF gene encoding K(+)-transporting ATPase subunit F produces the protein MLTLEFIYGASGFCAVLLFVYLGYALIRAEKF, from the coding sequence TTGCTGACACTGGAATTCATCTACGGCGCCAGCGGTTTTTGCGCCGTGCTGCTGTTTGTCTACCTGGGTTACGCGCTGATCCGTGCCGAGAAATTCTGA
- a CDS encoding GyrI-like domain-containing protein, producing MDEQKQGAGPEPRFERERFLLIAGFSERFTPGTGQDIGQLWQRFIPHIGRVPGQVDEVTYGVCCNPDGQGSFEYLAGVEISKLDDLPERYRWIEVQPQNYAVFEHGGSLQELPQTFNYIWNTWLPQSGREAANAPEFERYSADFNPETGSGVVEVWLPLKSE from the coding sequence ATGGATGAGCAAAAACAGGGCGCAGGTCCCGAACCGCGCTTCGAAAGAGAGCGTTTTCTGCTGATCGCCGGCTTCAGCGAGCGGTTTACCCCTGGCACCGGCCAGGACATCGGCCAGCTGTGGCAGCGTTTCATCCCCCACATCGGCCGGGTGCCGGGGCAGGTGGATGAGGTGACCTACGGCGTCTGCTGCAACCCCGACGGCCAGGGCAGCTTCGAATACCTGGCCGGGGTCGAGATCAGCAAGCTCGACGATCTGCCCGAGCGTTATCGCTGGATCGAAGTGCAGCCGCAGAACTACGCGGTGTTCGAGCATGGCGGATCCCTGCAGGAGCTGCCCCAGACCTTCAACTACATCTGGAACACCTGGTTGCCCCAGTCCGGCCGCGAGGCCGCCAATGCGCCGGAGTTCGAGCGCTACAGCGCCGATTTCAACCCCGAGACCGGCAGCGGCGTGGTGGAGGTCTGGCTGCCGCTCAAAAGTGAATGA
- the kdpB gene encoding potassium-transporting ATPase subunit KdpB, with protein MSKNPRIALFDRGLLSTACLDAVKKLLPQAQWKNPVMFVVYLGSILTTLLWFQSLGGEGEASSGFILSITLWLWFTVLFANFAEALAEGRSRAQAASLKGMKRQTLAKLLQQPRHGAAWLPMAASELRKDMVVLIEAGDLVPLDGEVIEGVATVDESAITGESAPVIREAGGDFSSVTGGTKVLSDWLVVRISVNPGESFLDRMISMVESAKRQKTPNEVALTILLVGLTLLFLLVIVTLSPYSIFAVAMSGTGSVISATVMVALLVCLIPTTIGGLLSAIGVAGMSRMMSANVIATSGRAVEAAGDVDVLLLDKTGTITLGNRQASAFLPAPGIKDSELADAAQLASLADETPEGRSIVVLAKQKFDIRGRDIEALGASFVQFSAQTRMSGVDLPEGRSIRKGAADAIRRHIEALGGSFPPALQAKVDEVSRRGSTPLVVSDGAQALGVVELKDVVKGGMKERFAELRRMGIKTVMITGDNRLTAAAIAVEAGVDDFLAEARPEDKLQLIRDYQAKGKLVAMTGDGTNDAPALAQADVAVAMNSGTQAAKEAGNMVDLDSNPTKLIEVVEVGKQMLMTRGALTTFSVANDVAKYFAIVPAAFVATYPQLAALNVMHLNSPNSAILSAVIFNALIIVFLIPLALKGVKYRSIGAAALLNRNLLIYGLGGVLVPFAGIKLIDMLLAGLGLV; from the coding sequence ATGAGTAAGAACCCTCGTATAGCGTTGTTCGACCGTGGGCTGCTGTCCACGGCGTGCCTGGATGCGGTGAAGAAGCTGCTGCCCCAGGCGCAGTGGAAGAACCCGGTGATGTTCGTGGTCTACCTGGGCAGCATCCTCACCACCCTGCTGTGGTTCCAGTCCCTGGGCGGCGAGGGCGAGGCCTCCAGCGGCTTCATCCTCAGCATCACCCTGTGGCTGTGGTTCACCGTGCTGTTCGCCAACTTCGCCGAAGCCCTGGCCGAGGGCCGCAGCCGGGCCCAGGCCGCCAGCCTCAAGGGCATGAAGCGCCAGACCCTGGCCAAGCTGTTGCAGCAGCCCAGGCATGGCGCCGCCTGGCTGCCGATGGCCGCCAGCGAGCTGCGCAAGGACATGGTGGTGCTGATCGAGGCCGGCGACCTGGTGCCTTTGGATGGCGAGGTCATCGAAGGCGTGGCCACGGTGGACGAGAGCGCCATTACCGGTGAATCGGCGCCGGTGATCCGCGAGGCCGGGGGCGACTTTTCCTCGGTCACCGGCGGCACCAAGGTGCTGTCCGACTGGCTGGTGGTGCGCATCAGCGTCAACCCTGGCGAGTCGTTCCTGGACCGCATGATCTCCATGGTGGAATCGGCCAAGCGCCAGAAAACCCCCAACGAGGTGGCCCTGACCATTCTCCTGGTGGGGCTGACCCTGCTGTTCCTGCTGGTGATCGTGACCCTGAGCCCGTACTCGATCTTCGCCGTGGCCATGAGCGGCACCGGCAGCGTGATCAGCGCCACGGTGATGGTGGCGTTGCTGGTGTGCCTGATCCCCACCACCATCGGCGGCCTGCTCTCGGCCATCGGCGTGGCGGGCATGAGCCGGATGATGTCGGCCAACGTCATCGCCACGTCCGGGCGCGCCGTGGAAGCGGCGGGGGACGTCGACGTGCTGCTGCTGGACAAGACCGGCACCATCACCCTGGGCAACCGTCAGGCCAGTGCCTTCCTGCCGGCCCCGGGGATCAAGGACAGCGAGCTGGCGGACGCCGCGCAACTGGCTTCCCTGGCCGACGAAACCCCGGAAGGCCGCAGCATCGTGGTGCTGGCCAAGCAGAAGTTCGACATCCGTGGCCGCGATATCGAGGCCCTGGGCGCCAGCTTCGTGCAGTTCAGCGCGCAGACCCGCATGAGCGGCGTCGACCTGCCGGAGGGGCGCAGCATCCGCAAGGGCGCGGCCGATGCCATTCGCCGGCACATCGAAGCCCTGGGGGGCAGCTTCCCGCCAGCCTTGCAGGCCAAGGTGGATGAAGTCTCGCGGCGCGGCAGCACGCCGCTGGTGGTCAGCGACGGCGCCCAGGCCCTGGGCGTGGTGGAACTCAAGGACGTGGTCAAGGGCGGGATGAAGGAGCGCTTTGCCGAACTGCGGCGCATGGGCATCAAGACCGTGATGATCACCGGCGACAACCGCCTGACCGCAGCGGCGATTGCCGTGGAGGCCGGGGTCGATGACTTCCTCGCCGAGGCCCGTCCCGAAGACAAGCTGCAACTGATCCGCGACTACCAGGCCAAGGGCAAGCTGGTGGCCATGACCGGCGACGGCACCAACGACGCCCCGGCCCTGGCCCAGGCCGACGTGGCCGTGGCGATGAACAGCGGCACCCAGGCGGCAAAGGAAGCGGGCAACATGGTCGACCTGGACAGCAACCCGACCAAGCTGATCGAAGTGGTGGAAGTCGGCAAGCAGATGCTCATGACCCGCGGCGCCCTGACCACCTTCAGCGTGGCCAACGACGTGGCCAAGTATTTTGCTATCGTACCGGCCGCGTTCGTCGCCACTTACCCGCAGTTGGCGGCGCTGAACGTGATGCACCTCAACAGCCCGAACTCGGCGATTCTCAGTGCGGTGATCTTCAACGCGCTGATCATCGTGTTCCTAATCCCCCTGGCGCTCAAGGGGGTGAAGTACCGATCCATCGGTGCGGCGGCCCTGCTTAACCGCAACCTGCTGATCTATGGCCTGGGCGGGGTGCTGGTGCCCTTTGCCGGGATCAAGCTGATCGACATGCTGCTGGCCGGGCTTGGCCTGGTCTGA